A stretch of Lathyrus oleraceus cultivar Zhongwan6 chromosome 6, CAAS_Psat_ZW6_1.0, whole genome shotgun sequence DNA encodes these proteins:
- the LOC127097232 gene encoding probable carboxylesterase 6 has product MPTLTSNLTLIPQHGTTKNHQQHHGSSIVEEIKGLIKVHKNGYIERPNIVPCVTPDHITPNFNVISRDIIIDNVTNIWARFYVPKSQQKKLPLLVYFHGGGFCVGSAAWSCYHEFLAMLSSKLGCIIMSVNYRLAPENPLPAPYDDGVNALIWLKKQFLYQNEASTSSEFEWWTKNCNFSCVFLGGDSAGGNIAYNVARRVDSCEDAFIRPLNLKGLILIQPFFGGKERTLSEKCMVQLSGSALNLAASDAYWRLALPCGEDRDHPWCNPLVKLEELMMPVLVCISEMDILKDRNLEFCDGLGRIGKRVEYEVFEGVGHAFQILSKSQVSKIRVVQMMDRVKSFMLGLD; this is encoded by the coding sequence ATGCCTACTCTCACCTCAAATCTAACCCTTATCCCACAACATGGTACTACTAAAAACCATCAACAACACCATGGTTCTTCTattgttgaagaaatcaaaggTCTTATTAAAGTACACAAAAATGGATACATAGAACGACCCAATATTGTTCCATGTGTCACACCTGATCATATAACTCCAAATTTCAATGTGATTTCAAGAGACATAATCATTGATAATGTTACAAACATTTGGGCACGTTTCTATGTTCCAAAATCTCAACAAAAAAAACTACCTTTGTTGGTGTATTTTCATGGTGGTGGCTTCTGTGTCGGTTCTGCAGCTTGGAGTTGCTACCATGAATTTCTTGCTATGCTATCTTCCAAACTTGGTTGCATAATTATGTCAGTTAACTATAGATTAGCACCAGAAAATCCTCTTCCAGCACCTTATGATGATGGCGTAAATGCACTAATATGGTTGAAAAAACAATTTCTATATCAAAATGAAGCTAGTACTAGTAGTGAATTTGAATGGTGGACTAAAAATTGCAACTTTTCTTGTGTCTTCTTAGGAGGTGACAGTGCTGGTGGTAACATAGCTTATAATGTTGCCAGAAGGGTAGATTCATGCGAAGATGCTTTTATAAGGCCTTTGAATTTGAAGGGTCTTATTTTGATACAACCATTTTTTGGTGGAAAAGAGAGAACGTTATCAGAGAAGTGTATGGTTCAATTATCTGGTTCTGCTTTGAATTTAGCAGCTTCTGATGCTTATTGGCGATTGGCGTTACCGTGCGGTGAAGATCGTGATCATCCATGGTGTAATCCATTGGTGAAATTGGAGGAATTGATGATGCCTGTGTTGGTGTGTATATCTGAGATGGATATATTGAAGGATAGGAACTTGGAGTTTTGTGATGGTTTGGGAAGAATAGGTAAGAGAGTTGAATATGAAGTGTTTGAAGGTGTTGGACATGCTTTTCAGATTCTGAGTAAATCTCAGGTTTCTAAGATAAGAGTTGTTCAAATGATGGATCGTGTCAAATCCTTCATGTTGGGTCTTGATTGA